Proteins encoded together in one Ruminococcaceae bacterium KH2T8 window:
- a CDS encoding 1-acyl-sn-glycerol-3-phosphate acyltransferase, producing the protein MPDELTVAKENKPAKKQDKDYDIGCVPSNWWYHCVGENLLVKIIAAYTNIKVKPDPDYLKEEGPIIVISNHESYLDPVITSMLTRGRPGNFVTGEFVFRKEPWAHWFKLGGAIPKKQFVVDTISVKAMMKVMKRKGVLFIYPEATRCVDGSTITFDDGVAKMAKKAGAAIYIAHIHGAYLTMPRWNPGSIRRGKITAEFVRKLPGEEVKKMSAEEIHQYILDGIRYNENDYARENSPVHKGKDLAKGLQNVAYICPKCRSEFTMQWVSGEGGDKIRCSKCANTVRYLPSGLLEGATSEDKSFDDLSKWTAWEKELVAEELAKGDFHMELDADLFKVYDPLTFAKTGKGKVTINSAEVIYEGTDCDAQVGIPYKKGKPLPKFKNRTLEGVSRPIRQVFEISSMKGLVSSYGKYFEIYSKDGELFRFYVDGQKVYKVQQVVKLLGRN; encoded by the coding sequence ATGCCTGACGAACTTACAGTTGCTAAGGAAAATAAGCCTGCCAAGAAGCAGGATAAGGATTACGATATCGGCTGCGTGCCGAGTAACTGGTGGTACCACTGCGTAGGTGAGAACCTCCTTGTAAAGATCATCGCCGCTTATACGAATATCAAGGTCAAGCCCGATCCGGACTATCTTAAGGAAGAGGGCCCGATCATCGTTATATCCAATCATGAATCATATCTTGATCCCGTTATTACCAGCATGCTCACCAGAGGCCGCCCGGGTAACTTCGTAACGGGTGAGTTCGTATTCCGAAAGGAGCCCTGGGCGCATTGGTTCAAGCTCGGCGGGGCGATCCCGAAGAAGCAGTTCGTAGTGGATACGATCTCGGTAAAGGCCATGATGAAGGTCATGAAGCGAAAGGGAGTGCTCTTTATCTACCCTGAGGCAACTCGATGTGTTGACGGAAGTACGATCACTTTCGATGACGGTGTCGCAAAGATGGCAAAGAAGGCGGGAGCCGCCATATATATTGCTCATATCCACGGCGCATACCTTACTATGCCCAGGTGGAATCCCGGAAGTATCAGAAGGGGAAAGATCACGGCTGAGTTCGTTCGAAAGCTCCCGGGCGAGGAAGTTAAGAAGATGAGTGCCGAGGAGATCCATCAGTATATCCTCGACGGCATCAGATATAACGAGAATGACTACGCCAGGGAGAATTCCCCCGTACATAAGGGAAAGGATCTCGCCAAAGGTCTTCAGAACGTTGCCTATATCTGTCCCAAGTGCCGAAGCGAGTTCACCATGCAGTGGGTGAGCGGTGAAGGCGGCGACAAGATAAGATGCAGCAAGTGCGCAAATACGGTCAGATATCTTCCTTCGGGACTTCTGGAAGGTGCGACTTCCGAGGATAAGTCGTTCGACGATCTTTCGAAGTGGACCGCATGGGAAAAGGAGCTCGTAGCCGAAGAACTCGCCAAAGGTGATTTTCATATGGAGCTCGACGCGGATCTTTTTAAGGTCTACGATCCTTTGACATTTGCGAAGACGGGTAAGGGTAAAGTGACGATCAACTCCGCCGAAGTCATCTACGAAGGAACCGACTGTGACGCGCAGGTCGGCATCCCCTACAAGAAGGGCAAACCTCTCCCGAAGTTTAAAAACAGGACTTTGGAGGGTGTCAGCCGTCCGATCAGGCAGGTCTTCGAGATCTCGTCCATGAAGGGTCTTGTCTCAAGTTACGGTAAGTATTTCGAGATCTACAGCAAGGACGGAGAGCTCTTCAGGTTCTATGTAGACGGCCAAAAAGTCTATAAAGTACAGCAGGTAGTTAAGCTTTTGGGCAGAAATTGA
- a CDS encoding phosphoglycerate kinase, producing the protein MAQYLKKNVEDLDVAGKRVIVRVDFNVPLDKETGTKITDDKRIKGALPTIKYLVDHNAKVILVSHLGRPKNGPEAKFSMKPAADRLAELIGKPVTLAADVIGEDAKAKAAALKDGEILMLENVRFHKEETKNDPKFAAELASMADLYVNDAFGTAHRAHASTAGLANFLPSASGYLIQKEIDFIGGALSNPERPFVAILGGAKVSDKIGVITNLMDKADTIIIGGGMAYTFIAAQGGKIGNSLFEADKVELAKELLAKAEEKGVKLLLPEDTVVADDFSADANSQIVPTMEIPDGWEGLDIGPKTIEKFSAEIKAAKTVIWNGPAGVFEFEKFAVGTKALAAAIAESSAVSIIGGGDSAAAIEKLGFADKVSHISTGGGASLEFIEGKVLPGIDCLLDKENGRTFAAGNWKMNCGVPADAAKLINELKPLVKDAKAKIALGVPFTALSAALEAAAYSNIKIAAENCHFEEKGAFTGEISPLWLAKMGVTYVIIGHSERREYFAETDETVNKKVHAALKYGLKPIICCGETLEQRKANVHKDFIKGQIVAALKDVPADKMCQITIAYEPIWAIGTGEVATDEQAQEICKLIRDTARELYNDAIADALTIQYGGSVKSTSAAGLFSQPDINGGLVGGASLKADEFSKIVLAG; encoded by the coding sequence ATGGCACAGTATCTTAAGAAGAATGTAGAAGATCTTGACGTAGCCGGTAAGAGAGTCATCGTCAGAGTTGACTTCAATGTACCCCTCGACAAGGAGACAGGCACAAAGATCACAGACGACAAGCGTATCAAGGGAGCTCTTCCCACAATCAAGTATCTTGTAGACCACAACGCGAAGGTTATCCTCGTTTCCCACCTCGGACGTCCGAAGAACGGACCTGAGGCTAAGTTCTCAATGAAGCCCGCAGCTGACAGACTTGCTGAGCTCATCGGTAAGCCCGTTACACTTGCAGCTGACGTTATCGGCGAAGATGCAAAGGCTAAGGCTGCTGCTCTTAAGGACGGCGAGATCCTTATGCTCGAGAACGTAAGATTCCACAAGGAAGAGACAAAGAACGATCCTAAGTTCGCTGCTGAGCTCGCTTCCATGGCTGACCTCTATGTAAACGATGCATTCGGTACAGCTCACAGAGCTCACGCTTCAACAGCAGGTCTTGCTAACTTCCTTCCTTCTGCTTCCGGATACCTCATCCAGAAGGAGATTGATTTCATCGGCGGCGCTCTTTCCAATCCCGAGAGACCTTTCGTAGCTATCCTCGGCGGTGCTAAGGTTTCCGATAAGATCGGCGTAATCACAAACCTCATGGACAAGGCTGACACTATCATCATCGGTGGTGGTATGGCTTATACATTTATCGCTGCTCAGGGCGGTAAGATCGGTAACTCCCTCTTCGAGGCTGACAAGGTTGAGCTTGCTAAGGAGCTCCTTGCTAAGGCAGAGGAGAAGGGCGTTAAGCTCCTTCTTCCCGAGGATACAGTAGTTGCTGATGATTTCTCTGCTGACGCTAACAGCCAGATCGTTCCTACAATGGAGATCCCCGACGGTTGGGAGGGTCTTGATATCGGACCTAAGACTATCGAGAAGTTCTCTGCTGAGATCAAGGCTGCTAAGACAGTTATCTGGAACGGTCCTGCAGGCGTATTCGAGTTCGAGAAGTTCGCTGTAGGTACAAAGGCTCTTGCAGCTGCTATCGCTGAGTCCAGCGCTGTTTCCATCATCGGTGGCGGTGACTCTGCTGCTGCTATCGAGAAGCTCGGTTTCGCTGATAAGGTATCTCACATCTCCACAGGTGGTGGTGCATCTCTCGAGTTCATCGAGGGTAAGGTACTTCCCGGTATCGATTGCCTCCTCGATAAGGAGAACGGCAGAACATTCGCAGCAGGTAACTGGAAGATGAACTGCGGTGTTCCCGCTGACGCTGCTAAGCTTATCAACGAGCTCAAGCCCCTCGTTAAGGATGCTAAGGCTAAGATCGCTCTCGGCGTTCCTTTCACAGCTCTTTCCGCAGCTCTTGAGGCAGCTGCTTACTCCAACATCAAGATCGCAGCTGAGAACTGCCACTTCGAGGAGAAGGGTGCTTTCACAGGTGAGATCTCTCCCCTCTGGCTCGCTAAGATGGGTGTTACATATGTAATCATCGGTCACTCCGAGCGTCGTGAGTACTTCGCTGAGACAGACGAGACAGTAAACAAGAAGGTACACGCTGCACTTAAGTATGGTCTTAAGCCCATCATCTGCTGCGGTGAGACACTTGAGCAGAGAAAGGCTAACGTTCATAAGGACTTCATCAAGGGTCAGATCGTAGCTGCTCTCAAGGATGTTCCCGCTGACAAGATGTGCCAGATCACTATCGCTTACGAGCCTATCTGGGCTATCGGTACAGGCGAAGTTGCTACAGACGAGCAGGCTCAGGAGATCTGTAAGCTCATCAGAGATACAGCTCGCGAGCTTTACAACGATGCTATCGCTGACGCTCTTACAATTCAGTACGGCGGATCCGTTAAGTCCACATCTGCTGCAGGCCTCTTCTCACAGCCTGACATCAACGGCGGACTTGTAGGCGGTGCTTCCCTTAAGGCTGACGAGTTCTCCAAGATCGTTCTTGCAGGCTGA
- a CDS encoding MFS transporter, OFA family, oxalate/formate antiporter has protein sequence MGASSAAQSGWRANKWIRAAIPALLLHCSIGTVYCWSIFSQEIADYIGFSKGATEWAFSFAIFFLGMSAAFLGNIVEKDIHKSSLIATICFAAGMAGTGFFIWYGGAHQHSPLALIGIYLSYGFIMGIGLGTGYLSPVKTLMLWFQDRKGLATGLAVAGFGAAKAIASPIMQGMLEGLGETGIYKMFFILAGVYFVMMFVGHLLLAKPAGWVEPQGKGEKPSIIATLKTKPITNYIGIWVMFYINITCGLALISQEKMIVKCVGLAAFAGIISTISAVFNAGGRLGFSAWADTMKDRNTIYKLIFILSIAFTALVMLTQGIKNGEGNGLLIFLVLALIFIVNAGYGGGFSNVPTLLSDHYGMGSISAIHGITLSAWAFAGLTGNQVATYIVNHSGEFIEHGTDAAGKPIMINPVGYQNVLYFTIALYIVALILCLVLVRPTEKALEAKKAKKAAK, from the coding sequence ATGGGAGCATCATCTGCTGCACAGAGCGGCTGGCGTGCGAATAAGTGGATCCGCGCAGCTATCCCCGCACTGCTTCTTCACTGCAGTATCGGTACAGTATACTGCTGGTCCATCTTCAGTCAGGAGATCGCCGACTACATCGGTTTTTCAAAGGGTGCCACAGAGTGGGCATTCAGTTTCGCTATCTTCTTCCTCGGTATGTCCGCGGCTTTCCTCGGAAATATCGTTGAAAAGGATATTCACAAGTCATCTCTTATCGCTACTATCTGCTTCGCTGCAGGTATGGCAGGAACAGGTTTCTTCATCTGGTACGGAGGCGCGCATCAGCACAGTCCTCTCGCACTGATCGGTATCTACCTGAGCTACGGCTTCATAATGGGTATCGGTCTCGGAACAGGTTACCTTTCTCCCGTTAAGACACTTATGCTCTGGTTCCAGGACAGAAAGGGTCTTGCTACGGGTCTTGCAGTTGCAGGATTCGGTGCTGCAAAGGCTATCGCTTCTCCCATCATGCAGGGTATGCTCGAGGGCCTCGGCGAGACAGGTATCTACAAGATGTTCTTCATCCTTGCAGGTGTCTACTTCGTAATGATGTTCGTAGGTCACCTTCTTCTTGCTAAGCCCGCAGGTTGGGTAGAGCCTCAGGGCAAGGGAGAGAAGCCTTCCATCATCGCTACTCTCAAGACAAAGCCCATCACCAACTATATCGGTATCTGGGTAATGTTCTATATCAATATCACATGCGGTCTTGCACTCATCTCTCAGGAGAAGATGATCGTTAAGTGCGTAGGTCTTGCGGCTTTCGCAGGTATCATCTCCACGATCTCCGCGGTATTTAATGCAGGCGGACGTCTCGGATTCTCCGCATGGGCTGATACGATGAAGGACAGAAACACTATCTACAAGCTGATCTTCATCCTTTCCATTGCATTCACTGCACTCGTTATGCTCACACAGGGCATCAAGAACGGTGAGGGCAACGGACTTCTCATCTTCCTCGTACTCGCACTTATCTTTATCGTAAATGCAGGTTACGGCGGAGGATTCTCCAACGTTCCCACACTCCTTTCCGACCACTACGGAATGGGTTCCATCTCAGCTATCCACGGTATCACTCTTTCCGCTTGGGCTTTCGCAGGTCTTACGGGAAATCAGGTTGCTACCTATATCGTTAACCACTCCGGTGAGTTCATCGAGCACGGTACAGATGCGGCAGGTAAGCCCATTATGATCAACCCCGTCGGATATCAGAATGTTCTTTATTTCACTATCGCTCTTTACATCGTGGCACTCATCCTCTGCCTTGTTCTCGTAAGACCTACAGAAAAGGCGCTTGAGGCTAAGAAGGCAAAGAAAGCAGCTAAGTGA